The Hemiscyllium ocellatum isolate sHemOce1 chromosome 19, sHemOce1.pat.X.cur, whole genome shotgun sequence genome has a segment encoding these proteins:
- the LOC132824961 gene encoding adiponectin receptor protein 2-like: MSAQEKLCDTSSSELKEVNPNVIHEPDLLNGNMESEEREMVEEEGFMGIAPLLPAYHAMEKMEEFVHKVWEGRWRVIPHDVLPDWLKDNDYLLHGHRPPMPSFRACLRSIFRIHTETLNIWTHLIGCLFFLGLGIFYMFRPNISFVAPVQEKVVFGAFFLGAILCLCFSWLFHTFYCHSENVSRVFSKLDYSGIALLIMGSFVPWLYYSFYCNPQPCFIYLLVVCVLGITAIIVSQWDYFATPQYRGVRAGVFVGLGLSGVVPTLHFMISEGFFRAATIGQIGWLFLMAALYITGAALYAARIPERFFPGKCDIWFHSHQLFHVLVVAGAFVHFHGVSNLQEFRHGVGGGCAENGLL, from the exons GGTAATATGGAATCTGAAGAAAGGGAAATGGTTGAAGAAGAAGGGTTCATGGGCATTGCACCACTTTTACCGGCATATCATGCTATGGAAAAGATGGAAGAGTTTGTTCACAAG GTATGGGAGGGGCGATGGCGTGTCATTCCCCATGACGTGCTTCCTGATTGGTTGAAGGATAATGACTACCTCCTGCATGGCCACAGGCCACCAATGCCATCTTTTCGTGCCTGTTTAAGAAGCATCTTTAGGATCCACACAGAAACCTTAAATATTTGGACGCATCTCATAG GTTGTCTTTTCTTCCTGGGTCTTGGAATTTTCTACATGTTTAGGCCGAACATATCCTTTGTAGCTCCTGTGCAGGAGAAAGTAGTATTTGGGGCGTTCTTCCTGGGGGCCATACTCTGCCTGTGTTTCTCTTGGTTGTTTCATACGTTCTACTGCCATTCAGAAAATGTTTCACGTGTATTTTCCAA ATTGGACTACTCTGGTATAGCTCTTCTAATAATGGGCAGTTTTGTACCATGGTTGTATTACTCCTTCTACTGCAATCCCCAACCATGTTTCATTTacttgcttgttgtctgtgtactCGGCATCACAGCAATTATAGTGTCCCAGTGGGACTATTTTGCAACACCACAGTACAGAGGTGTACGTGCTG GAGTATTTGTGGGATTAGGTTTGAGTGGAGTTGTACCTACTCTGCACTTTATGATATCTGAAGGATTTTTCAGGGCTGCTACAATTGGACAAATTGGCTGGCTATTCCTAATGGCAGCATTGTATATCACAGGTGCTGCCTTGTATGCTGCCAGGATTCCAGAGCGTTTCTTCCCTGGGAAGTGTGACATTTGG TTCCATTCCCATCAGTTGTTCCATGTTCTGGTTGTAGCTGGCGCATTTGTCCATTTTCATGGTGTCTCGAACCTTCAGGAATTTCGACATGGTGTTGGTGGTGGATGTGCTGAAAATGGCTTGCTATGA